One segment of Microbacterium arborescens DNA contains the following:
- a CDS encoding DUF2142 domain-containing protein, producing MRARAASRVGLPVVIVVSVLIALLSWAVSSPPGSSPDDDYHMASIWCASGDQALCAPGSDPSVRILPEPVLRAADCFAFDGNKSGACSFDENATGSSARGNWNGGAYPPVYYAVMGIFAGDDLSLSIVAIRLANIVLYLLTMTLLFFLLPRRGRVALVWGAAITAVPLGVFLIASVNPSAWSVISASGLVFAAWGFFDQRGIRKALLGAMAVVLLFIGAGARSDSAVYGGLALVAASVLAFRRDSRYLRDLSLPAALLIAAVVFFFSGGQSAIVGGDTAVDNSTYSFSELLFINVKALPQLLSGGLGTWGLGWLDTYMPGLVWVTTMFILAGVIFWCLRYGTWRKWLALSGVTAAMILVPLYILMHDGVVVGNGVQPRYVYPIIVMFAGIVVFGTSRGALGLNRLQLVLGGVGLAVAHSVALHVNIRRYVTGVDLAGINLDRDVEWWWNTPISPMGIWVWGSLAFAVALGALIWAAAHSNDETPRVEGDLAVPEVAQSSRTPRK from the coding sequence ATGCGCGCTCGAGCCGCAAGCCGCGTCGGACTGCCGGTAGTCATCGTCGTATCCGTCCTTATCGCGCTCCTGAGCTGGGCGGTCTCCTCGCCGCCGGGATCCAGCCCGGACGACGACTATCACATGGCCAGCATCTGGTGCGCTAGCGGCGACCAAGCTCTCTGCGCTCCCGGGTCCGACCCCAGCGTGCGAATCCTCCCGGAGCCTGTGCTTCGCGCAGCTGACTGCTTCGCGTTCGATGGAAACAAGTCGGGCGCTTGCTCTTTCGATGAGAACGCCACGGGTTCCAGTGCACGGGGCAACTGGAACGGGGGAGCCTACCCTCCGGTCTACTACGCGGTCATGGGCATCTTCGCGGGCGATGATCTGTCGCTGTCGATTGTGGCTATCCGCCTGGCGAACATCGTGCTTTACCTACTCACTATGACCCTCCTGTTCTTCCTCCTTCCGCGTCGAGGTCGCGTGGCGCTGGTGTGGGGTGCCGCTATCACCGCCGTTCCGCTCGGCGTTTTTCTCATCGCGAGCGTAAATCCGAGCGCCTGGTCGGTAATCTCCGCCTCCGGCCTCGTGTTCGCCGCCTGGGGATTCTTCGACCAGCGCGGGATTCGGAAGGCGCTTCTGGGGGCGATGGCGGTCGTTCTGCTCTTCATCGGAGCCGGTGCGCGAAGTGATTCTGCCGTCTACGGCGGACTGGCGCTTGTCGCTGCGAGCGTGCTCGCCTTCCGTCGAGATTCCCGGTATCTGCGAGATCTCTCGCTTCCCGCAGCCTTGCTGATCGCCGCGGTGGTCTTCTTCTTCAGTGGAGGCCAGAGTGCCATCGTGGGAGGGGATACAGCTGTCGACAATTCGACGTACAGCTTCTCCGAACTTCTCTTCATCAACGTGAAGGCGCTACCACAGCTCCTCTCAGGCGGTTTGGGTACGTGGGGCCTCGGATGGCTAGACACCTACATGCCGGGGCTTGTCTGGGTGACGACGATGTTCATCCTGGCCGGTGTGATTTTTTGGTGCCTGCGCTACGGGACATGGCGCAAGTGGCTCGCGTTGTCAGGTGTCACCGCAGCAATGATCCTCGTCCCGCTCTACATCCTCATGCATGATGGCGTGGTCGTCGGGAACGGTGTCCAACCGCGATACGTCTACCCGATCATCGTCATGTTCGCGGGAATCGTCGTCTTCGGGACGAGCCGCGGGGCGCTAGGACTGAACCGACTGCAGCTCGTCCTGGGTGGTGTCGGACTTGCTGTCGCGCATAGTGTGGCGCTGCATGTCAACATCCGTCGATACGTGACGGGCGTCGACCTCGCTGGCATCAACCTCGATAGAGATGTCGAGTGGTGGTGGAATACACCGATCTCGCCCATGGGAATCTGGGTCTGGGGATCTCTCGCGTTCGCCGTAGCACTCGGCGCGTTGATATGGGCGGCCGCGCATAGCAACGATGAGACCCCTCGGGTCGAAGGCGATCTCGCTGTGCCGGAAGTCGCTCAGTCGTCGAGGACGCCGCGGAAGTAG
- a CDS encoding DUF2304 domain-containing protein — MIVPIGIAFAVVILAIIVTMLMRRHLREKYAVMWLVIGAAMLVLAVFPDLLGALAGVLGVIVPSNLLFALAVALLIGVTLHLSWELSRAEEEIRRVAEEVAILRADLDSLSEAVRESRNGDHLHGFEESSG; from the coding sequence ATGATCGTTCCGATCGGCATCGCGTTCGCCGTCGTCATACTCGCCATCATCGTGACGATGCTCATGCGTCGCCACCTGCGTGAGAAGTATGCCGTCATGTGGCTCGTGATCGGAGCGGCGATGCTCGTCCTCGCCGTTTTCCCGGATCTGCTCGGTGCACTCGCCGGGGTCCTCGGGGTGATCGTTCCGTCGAATCTCCTCTTCGCGCTCGCCGTCGCGCTCCTCATCGGGGTCACCTTGCACCTCTCCTGGGAGCTATCGCGCGCTGAGGAAGAAATTCGTCGCGTCGCCGAGGAGGTCGCGATCCTCCGCGCGGACCTCGACTCACTCTCCGAGGCCGTACGAGAATCGCGGAACGGCGACCACTTACATGGGTTCGAAGAGAGCTCAGGCTGA
- a CDS encoding glycosyltransferase family 2 protein: protein MSDLSERVLVIVPAWNEERNVGHTVREILAVDNAYDVVVVDDGSTDSTAAEARAAGARVLQLPFNLGVGGAMRTGFTFAQRHGYTRAIQVDADGQHNPENIATVLDGLNAADIAIGARFAEVGNYTVRGPRRWAMLFLAFVVSRVAHVKLTDVTSGFRAANQRAIAQYVRYYPAEYLGDTLDSLVEAVHSGLRVVQVPVAMRPRMHGKPSQGFVGSTVYLIRSVFAISLALMRGALRRRPRA, encoded by the coding sequence ATGTCGGACCTGAGTGAACGCGTACTTGTCATCGTTCCTGCGTGGAACGAGGAACGAAACGTCGGTCACACGGTTCGGGAAATCCTCGCCGTCGACAACGCCTACGACGTGGTGGTGGTTGACGACGGCTCGACCGATTCGACCGCGGCGGAGGCGAGGGCGGCTGGAGCTCGCGTGCTCCAGCTTCCCTTCAATCTCGGCGTCGGCGGAGCCATGCGAACCGGCTTCACCTTCGCACAGCGTCACGGTTACACCCGGGCCATCCAGGTGGACGCCGACGGACAGCACAACCCCGAGAACATCGCCACGGTTCTCGACGGGCTCAACGCCGCCGACATCGCGATCGGGGCGCGCTTTGCGGAGGTCGGGAACTACACTGTGCGCGGACCTCGGCGATGGGCGATGCTCTTCCTCGCCTTCGTCGTCTCGCGAGTCGCGCATGTGAAACTCACAGACGTCACCAGTGGTTTCCGCGCGGCGAATCAGCGAGCCATTGCACAGTACGTTCGCTACTACCCCGCCGAGTATCTGGGGGACACCCTCGACTCCCTCGTCGAAGCTGTTCACTCCGGTCTACGTGTTGTCCAGGTTCCCGTCGCGATGCGGCCGCGCATGCACGGAAAACCGAGCCAAGGTTTCGTCGGGTCGACCGTGTACCTCATCAGGTCAGTGTTCGCGATTTCGCTCGCGCTCATGCGCGGCGCGCTGCGAAGGAGGCCCCGCGCATGA
- a CDS encoding glycosyltransferase codes for MSASDDAEATSYNQTMLRHARAVWRSLRRTPGVRPITEALDRVWWARTIRRADVVDIDFVVSQGGPASVRKAVRRYVRTGFRDGMSLNPLFMERLVASQLPDAGRVPALYAYLINDPHSVAVSVNWDAPTYLAEHPSSAQVPGGPLGHFWRTARAEASVVLGTSSASRRRVAWSDVLAAARTSPSDEPAAAEAHIVHICRLSADEGIPARPLVEAAKLAENPDVSTVIALSSASDEARIASCILALWLPRTQVVLDSPGLAESIAQSGATIVVVRGPHAEIDSDALATLAREAAIGPVAPLWLGWDGTVASAGLVAHGGRLHHLLRHHPAEDARALGPVVNVAGIAGETYATPAVPRTAGGRTLTDVIVRAPTTHTEPVDSGSANGDAKLAEIVASLGFRVEAGAAGQPELSRPSRTAITEDGEIVPSLRWAIKIAAPPGKPGESWGDTHFARGLAKALRRLGQEVVIDAYDARARSTSHLDDVVLALRGPEPFRGQRGALSLIWVISHPDQIDDEELSSFDRAFAASTLWAESAETRFGIPVTPLLQCTDTRRFRPTGQARTDRLVFIGTARGIARPSVVEPIRAGIPIDVYGPDWRGYIPATSIVATGVPNSALPPIYESARAVMNDHWPAMQRHGFVSNRLFDVVAAGGRAVSDSVAGIEDLFGGAVVTYDSVTELISLLRGDLDALFPSEERLREISSGVRADHSFDARARTLLRTAIELR; via the coding sequence ATGTCGGCCTCCGACGATGCCGAAGCGACTTCATATAATCAGACGATGCTGAGACACGCTCGAGCCGTGTGGCGGAGCCTGCGTCGCACACCCGGAGTACGACCGATCACGGAAGCGCTGGACCGCGTCTGGTGGGCGCGCACCATTCGTCGCGCCGATGTCGTCGACATCGACTTCGTCGTGAGCCAAGGTGGCCCTGCCTCGGTCCGCAAGGCGGTCCGCCGATACGTTCGCACCGGCTTCCGTGACGGGATGTCCCTGAATCCGCTTTTCATGGAACGCCTCGTCGCATCGCAGCTGCCGGACGCGGGTCGCGTCCCCGCTCTTTATGCCTACCTCATCAACGATCCACACTCGGTGGCGGTGAGCGTCAACTGGGACGCCCCCACGTACCTGGCGGAACACCCTTCCTCTGCACAGGTGCCCGGTGGCCCTCTGGGGCATTTCTGGCGTACAGCACGTGCTGAGGCCTCCGTCGTGCTCGGCACGTCCTCGGCGTCGCGACGCCGCGTCGCGTGGAGCGACGTGCTCGCCGCGGCGCGCACGTCGCCGAGTGATGAGCCCGCAGCCGCCGAAGCGCACATCGTGCACATCTGCCGCCTGTCGGCCGACGAAGGCATCCCTGCGCGTCCACTCGTCGAGGCGGCGAAACTCGCGGAGAACCCTGATGTCTCAACCGTCATCGCCCTGAGCTCGGCCAGCGACGAAGCACGAATAGCGTCCTGCATCCTCGCTCTGTGGCTGCCACGGACGCAGGTTGTGCTCGACAGTCCAGGCCTCGCGGAAAGCATCGCGCAGTCCGGCGCCACCATCGTGGTCGTCCGCGGGCCGCATGCCGAGATCGATTCAGACGCCCTGGCTACCCTCGCCCGCGAGGCCGCAATCGGTCCCGTCGCACCGCTCTGGCTCGGGTGGGACGGCACGGTTGCGTCAGCCGGCCTCGTCGCGCACGGAGGACGCTTGCACCACCTGCTTCGGCACCACCCCGCCGAGGATGCCCGAGCCCTGGGGCCGGTGGTGAACGTCGCCGGCATCGCGGGCGAAACGTACGCCACGCCAGCGGTTCCACGCACCGCGGGTGGTCGCACACTCACGGATGTCATCGTCCGCGCACCCACCACCCACACCGAACCTGTCGATTCGGGTTCTGCGAACGGCGATGCGAAGCTTGCCGAGATCGTCGCATCGCTGGGGTTCCGCGTTGAGGCTGGCGCGGCCGGTCAGCCCGAGCTCTCCCGACCGTCCCGAACGGCTATCACCGAGGACGGGGAAATCGTTCCGAGTCTTCGATGGGCCATCAAGATAGCTGCTCCCCCGGGAAAGCCTGGCGAGTCGTGGGGAGACACCCACTTCGCCAGAGGTCTCGCGAAGGCGCTCCGTCGGCTCGGCCAAGAAGTTGTTATCGACGCGTACGACGCGCGCGCACGATCGACATCGCATCTCGATGACGTGGTCCTCGCCCTTCGCGGTCCCGAGCCCTTCCGCGGCCAGCGCGGGGCATTGTCCCTCATATGGGTCATCAGTCATCCCGATCAGATCGACGACGAGGAACTGTCAAGCTTCGACAGGGCGTTCGCTGCGTCGACCCTCTGGGCGGAGAGCGCCGAAACGCGCTTCGGCATTCCCGTGACACCCTTGCTCCAGTGCACGGACACCCGCCGATTCCGTCCGACCGGTCAGGCGCGAACGGACCGTCTCGTTTTCATCGGTACTGCGCGCGGTATCGCTCGCCCGTCCGTCGTAGAACCGATCCGCGCCGGCATCCCCATCGATGTCTACGGTCCCGATTGGCGCGGTTACATCCCGGCTACGTCCATTGTGGCGACAGGCGTTCCGAACTCCGCGCTGCCGCCCATCTATGAGAGCGCCCGCGCAGTGATGAACGACCATTGGCCCGCGATGCAGCGCCACGGTTTCGTGTCGAACCGTCTCTTCGACGTCGTCGCCGCCGGAGGGCGGGCGGTCAGCGACAGCGTCGCAGGCATCGAGGACCTGTTCGGCGGAGCTGTCGTGACCTACGACTCCGTCACCGAACTGATCTCATTGCTTCGGGGCGACCTCGACGCGCTGTTCCCCTCGGAGGAGAGACTTCGCGAGATCTCATCCGGGGTGCGCGCGGATCATTCTTTCGATGCTCGCGCGCGCACGTTGCTCCGAACGGCGATCGAGCTTCGCTAA
- a CDS encoding ABC transporter ATP-binding protein, with translation MHGTNTSPVVVRVDGVRKRFRVRRDNNLKDRIVHLGRQGKQHREDFVAVKDVTFEIEAGTTVALMGANGSGKSTLLKLIGGIVSPSSGSVQTRGRMAALLELGAGFHPDLSGRENIYLNASILGLSRSEIDDRFDDIVDFSGIGDFIETAVKFYSSGMYVRLAFSVAIHTDPDILLVDEVLAVGDEAFQRKCMDRIARFRAEGCTIILVSHSAQQVAELCDRGIVLRNGAVVHDGDVDEAIGVLRDVLERRDDATAAESAESAPITVSSVEVLDVSGSRRRAFSSAETITVRLELEARQVIEVWAAGFSVNTPLGHMVFASNTDLLRSELPTLSGAVTVDFRVEALHLGSGTYHVHGNAVAPDEGGIHGIAHGATFTVETDRLNLGTTTADVTVAVRTH, from the coding sequence ATGCACGGCACCAACACCTCACCTGTTGTCGTCCGCGTGGACGGCGTGCGCAAGCGTTTCCGAGTCCGACGCGACAACAACCTGAAGGATCGCATCGTCCACCTCGGGCGGCAAGGGAAACAGCATCGTGAAGATTTCGTTGCCGTCAAAGACGTGACATTCGAGATCGAAGCAGGGACAACCGTGGCGCTGATGGGCGCCAACGGGTCGGGGAAGAGCACTCTTCTCAAGCTGATCGGCGGTATCGTGTCGCCCTCGAGTGGATCGGTCCAGACGCGCGGTCGTATGGCAGCCCTCCTGGAACTCGGCGCGGGTTTTCATCCAGATCTAAGCGGACGGGAGAACATCTACCTGAACGCTTCCATCCTGGGGCTCAGCCGGTCGGAGATCGACGACCGGTTCGACGACATTGTCGACTTCAGTGGCATCGGCGATTTCATCGAGACGGCCGTGAAATTCTACTCGTCGGGCATGTATGTCCGTCTCGCCTTCTCGGTCGCCATCCACACGGACCCGGACATCCTCTTGGTGGACGAAGTCCTCGCGGTTGGCGATGAGGCGTTCCAGCGCAAGTGCATGGACCGCATCGCACGGTTCCGGGCTGAGGGCTGCACGATCATCCTGGTGAGCCATTCTGCACAGCAGGTTGCGGAGCTCTGTGACCGTGGCATCGTGCTGCGAAACGGCGCCGTGGTTCATGACGGTGATGTGGACGAAGCGATAGGTGTCCTTCGAGACGTGCTGGAGAGACGTGACGACGCCACCGCTGCGGAGTCCGCGGAGTCTGCGCCGATCACGGTGTCAAGCGTCGAGGTCCTCGACGTCAGCGGTTCCCGTCGTCGAGCTTTCAGCTCGGCCGAGACCATCACCGTGAGACTCGAACTCGAGGCTCGACAGGTCATCGAGGTCTGGGCGGCCGGTTTCAGCGTGAACACGCCCTTGGGACACATGGTGTTCGCGTCGAACACCGATCTTCTGCGCTCCGAACTGCCTACGCTGTCCGGGGCGGTGACGGTGGACTTCCGGGTGGAGGCTCTGCATCTCGGATCGGGCACGTACCACGTGCACGGAAACGCGGTGGCGCCTGATGAGGGAGGAATCCACGGGATTGCACACGGGGCGACGTTCACCGTCGAGACGGATCGTCTGAACCTCGGCACGACGACGGCGGACGTAACGGTCGCCGTACGGACTCATTAG
- a CDS encoding ABC transporter permease gives MSALPFATITANGMTVAGRGGKIREVLARRDLLFLLVRRDLQVRYRDSVLGFLWTVIRPLIQFLMYFIVLGQFLRAAEGIPNFAIYLFAGLTLYMFFNDTVSGATGSILANGGLVKKIYLPREIFPLASVGGAGFMFFVQLAVLLIAAVLFRALPAPVEMLWFFPSFALVLLYATAVGLLLSAINVYLRDIQYLTEVVLMLAMWASPIVYSWRMVSDVISRFSLPTWTIELYLANPLTIAILGFHKAFWGAGAPSDYPANLDLRMLIAGAVGAVLLLVAHRVFTRLQGNFAQEI, from the coding sequence TTGAGCGCGCTCCCATTTGCCACCATCACGGCGAACGGCATGACCGTCGCAGGCCGAGGCGGGAAGATCCGCGAGGTGCTCGCGCGCCGAGATCTCCTGTTCCTCCTCGTGCGCCGCGACTTGCAAGTCCGCTACCGCGACAGCGTCCTCGGGTTCCTGTGGACCGTCATACGCCCTCTCATCCAGTTCCTGATGTACTTCATCGTGCTGGGACAGTTCCTGCGCGCTGCCGAGGGCATCCCGAACTTCGCGATCTACCTGTTCGCGGGCCTGACGCTCTACATGTTCTTCAACGACACAGTCTCCGGCGCGACGGGGTCCATCCTCGCGAACGGGGGCCTGGTCAAGAAGATCTACCTTCCGCGCGAGATCTTCCCGCTGGCCAGCGTGGGGGGAGCGGGATTCATGTTCTTCGTGCAGCTCGCGGTTCTGCTCATCGCGGCGGTTCTGTTCCGCGCGCTGCCCGCGCCGGTCGAAATGCTCTGGTTCTTCCCGTCGTTCGCGCTCGTGCTCCTATATGCCACCGCCGTGGGGCTGCTCCTCTCGGCGATCAATGTCTACCTGCGCGACATTCAGTACCTCACCGAGGTTGTGCTGATGTTGGCCATGTGGGCGTCTCCGATCGTGTACTCATGGCGCATGGTGAGTGACGTCATCAGTCGATTCTCTCTTCCGACCTGGACAATAGAGCTCTACCTCGCGAATCCGCTGACGATCGCGATTCTTGGTTTCCATAAGGCGTTCTGGGGTGCGGGAGCACCGTCCGACTACCCCGCGAACCTCGACCTCAGGATGCTCATCGCGGGCGCCGTGGGAGCGGTGCTCCTTCTCGTCGCCCACCGGGTCTTCACCCGCCTGCAGGGCAACTTCGCCCAGGAGATCTGA
- a CDS encoding rhamnan synthesis F family protein yields the protein MTEVAESPGVPRRFLESDRRAVVYVIYDKRGRVDDFVLHALRGLREHAHHIVAVVNGELRSDARRSLETLVDEVLQRENTGLDIWGQKAGLDLLGDRLAEFDEVVLTNDTWFGPVRPFSPIFQRMNAAELDFWGLTDHPRVEIEASWTGEVIPYHLQSFWIAVRRRMFTSDAWRDYWRDLPLLDDWRQAVTRHEVTFTEHFASRGFTHDVGFPYADYDTENPSIFNADAMLDAGCPVVKRKPFFFWPITMDHNASIGRWTLEKVESYGYPRELILPNLARNSPPRDLATDIGALEILSDQPALYDASSPLRLVVVAHIYYVDMARDMLRRADMMPGPYDLVVTTPDAGRADAIAAVVADSPREGRRVDIRVLPSNNGRDQSAFLIACRDVIMDDRYDVLVKIHTKRTPQQGYAVGQHFASQQLDNLLPNAGYAANLVGLFQREPTLGLVYPPMIHIGHGTLGHAWWGNRDNFVKVADQLGMQVPLDDGSPLAPFGSMYAARPIALRRLAEHAWRYEDFGGKNAYRDGGLAHVLERMPSYVAAEDGYHTRHALTAEYASLSHTSLEFKVDEMAATIPGSLRDKVIFLHRAGWMGTGRLSDFVAMYRRFNGRDRHPDTGELRRFDRALRWLSDRAIHSGEDA from the coding sequence GTGACGGAAGTGGCCGAATCGCCCGGCGTGCCGAGACGATTCCTCGAGAGCGATCGACGCGCGGTCGTGTACGTGATTTACGACAAACGCGGTCGCGTCGACGACTTCGTCCTCCACGCATTGCGTGGTCTCCGTGAGCATGCGCATCACATCGTCGCTGTCGTCAACGGCGAGTTGCGCTCGGATGCTCGGCGGTCGCTCGAGACTCTCGTCGATGAGGTGTTGCAACGCGAGAACACAGGGCTGGACATCTGGGGTCAGAAGGCGGGACTCGACCTGCTCGGGGACAGGCTCGCCGAGTTCGATGAGGTCGTGCTGACCAACGACACCTGGTTCGGGCCAGTGCGTCCGTTCTCTCCCATCTTCCAGCGCATGAATGCTGCCGAACTCGATTTCTGGGGTCTGACCGATCACCCGCGCGTAGAGATCGAAGCGTCTTGGACGGGGGAGGTGATCCCCTACCATCTCCAGTCCTTCTGGATCGCCGTGCGGCGCCGCATGTTCACCTCCGACGCGTGGCGCGACTACTGGCGGGACCTACCCCTGCTCGACGATTGGCGACAGGCCGTCACTCGGCACGAAGTGACCTTCACTGAGCACTTCGCCTCGCGCGGTTTCACTCATGACGTCGGCTTCCCATACGCGGACTACGACACCGAGAATCCCTCGATCTTCAATGCGGATGCGATGCTTGACGCGGGCTGCCCGGTGGTGAAGCGTAAGCCGTTCTTCTTCTGGCCGATCACCATGGATCACAACGCCTCGATCGGGCGCTGGACGCTCGAAAAGGTCGAGTCTTACGGATATCCGCGGGAGCTGATCCTGCCGAATCTCGCCCGGAACTCGCCGCCTCGAGATTTGGCCACCGATATCGGGGCATTGGAGATCCTGTCGGATCAGCCTGCGCTGTACGACGCGTCTTCTCCGCTGCGCCTGGTCGTCGTGGCTCACATCTACTACGTGGACATGGCGCGCGACATGCTGCGGCGCGCTGACATGATGCCGGGCCCGTACGATCTTGTCGTCACCACTCCAGATGCGGGCCGCGCTGATGCGATCGCCGCTGTCGTCGCCGACTCTCCACGGGAGGGCCGTCGTGTCGACATCCGCGTTCTTCCGTCGAACAACGGCCGTGACCAGAGCGCGTTCCTCATCGCGTGCCGCGATGTCATCATGGACGACCGGTACGACGTGCTGGTGAAGATTCACACCAAGCGAACCCCGCAACAGGGGTATGCCGTCGGTCAACACTTTGCCTCGCAGCAGCTTGACAACCTTCTTCCCAACGCAGGCTACGCGGCGAATCTCGTCGGCCTGTTCCAACGCGAACCGACGTTGGGTCTGGTCTACCCGCCGATGATCCACATCGGTCACGGCACTCTCGGTCATGCATGGTGGGGAAACCGAGACAATTTCGTCAAGGTCGCCGACCAGCTGGGCATGCAGGTCCCGCTGGACGACGGCTCGCCGTTAGCGCCGTTCGGTTCGATGTACGCCGCGCGCCCTATCGCGTTGCGGAGGCTGGCCGAGCACGCGTGGCGCTACGAGGACTTCGGAGGTAAGAACGCGTATCGAGATGGCGGTTTGGCGCACGTGCTGGAGCGCATGCCGTCCTACGTGGCCGCCGAGGACGGGTACCACACGCGCCACGCGCTGACGGCCGAGTACGCCTCCCTCAGCCACACCTCGCTCGAGTTCAAGGTCGATGAGATGGCGGCGACGATCCCCGGCTCACTGCGCGACAAGGTGATCTTCCTCCACCGCGCAGGATGGATGGGAACCGGCCGTCTCAGTGACTTCGTGGCGATGTACCGGCGATTCAACGGTCGCGATCGTCATCCCGACACGGGGGAGCTCCGCCGCTTCGACCGCGCACTCCGCTGGCTGAGTGATCGTGCGATTCACTCAGGCGAGGACGCGTAG
- a CDS encoding rhamnan synthesis F family protein, producing MVTGPLEDDTRVRVQAIAHEVVEENGVVAGLWGARLGLSRWSRRVDEFDELILTGDRWFGPVNDLRPVFERMDRRAVDVWSITDRRDPRRFDRSEGRDGVPELSSYWLAVRRRALDSSAWRTFWKTLPAMPESRHDARRIESGLARLLTKAGFRGDAAFPSEDYPAEHPEMFNAELLIADGCPAVVRDVFDGYPLFFDQHAIIGRRIAAAMADHGYPVRLLWQDLARTMPPKSLHTQAAMMEILPSVGPDVERADLAVVGVVQVVETEELPDVLAHLASVPGMRRVVCTAPDDAVARAITEASLAIGLGGVDVTVVPAPGRVFDDVSVVFDVCREYVFAGDADIVIALHTGTRPENSMNARRYLRKQQIDCLLAGPGYVQNMLDLFRREPGLGMVFPPTPHIGVSSLGAGWLGLREEAHHLLSDMGVDVPLDWASPHAPLGGMWVGRPEALQRLAGRPWAPGQSGSDLHRRILTYVAAEEGYHTRTVATPEHAGLSHGSLEYTADFMAMTSYGYPAGYTSMLHRAGDVGTGRGRDFARMYLRYRAPRLLTVSRLVARMLRPARPVLRAIRQTLRRNQ from the coding sequence GTGGTCACTGGACCACTCGAGGACGATACGCGAGTTCGCGTGCAAGCCATCGCGCACGAGGTCGTGGAAGAGAACGGCGTTGTTGCGGGCTTGTGGGGTGCGCGGCTCGGGCTCTCTCGCTGGAGCCGTCGCGTCGACGAGTTCGACGAACTCATCCTCACAGGCGACCGGTGGTTCGGTCCGGTGAACGATCTGCGGCCGGTTTTCGAACGCATGGACCGGCGCGCCGTCGACGTGTGGTCGATCACCGATCGTCGCGACCCGCGGCGATTCGACCGTTCGGAAGGGCGGGACGGCGTCCCGGAGTTGAGCTCGTACTGGCTTGCCGTTCGACGTCGCGCTCTCGACTCGTCGGCATGGCGCACTTTCTGGAAGACCCTGCCCGCGATGCCCGAGAGCCGTCATGACGCCCGACGGATCGAGTCAGGCCTGGCGCGCCTCCTTACGAAAGCAGGGTTTCGCGGGGACGCCGCATTCCCGAGCGAGGACTATCCTGCCGAACATCCCGAGATGTTCAACGCCGAACTGTTGATCGCCGACGGCTGCCCCGCTGTCGTGCGCGATGTCTTCGACGGGTATCCACTCTTCTTCGACCAGCACGCCATCATCGGACGACGTATCGCTGCGGCGATGGCTGATCACGGCTATCCCGTGCGGTTGCTCTGGCAGGACCTGGCTCGCACGATGCCCCCGAAGTCGCTTCACACGCAAGCGGCGATGATGGAGATCCTGCCGAGCGTCGGCCCGGACGTCGAGCGCGCCGACCTCGCTGTCGTGGGCGTCGTGCAGGTCGTCGAGACCGAAGAGTTGCCTGACGTCCTCGCGCATCTCGCATCGGTGCCCGGAATGCGTCGTGTCGTGTGCACCGCTCCTGACGATGCGGTGGCGCGCGCGATCACCGAGGCGTCGCTGGCTATCGGATTGGGCGGGGTGGATGTGACTGTCGTCCCAGCGCCGGGCCGCGTGTTCGACGACGTGTCTGTCGTATTCGACGTATGCCGGGAGTACGTGTTCGCCGGCGATGCTGACATCGTCATCGCGCTTCACACTGGTACTCGCCCTGAAAACTCGATGAACGCGCGGCGCTACCTCCGCAAACAGCAGATCGACTGCCTCCTGGCCGGACCGGGCTACGTGCAGAACATGCTCGATCTGTTCCGCCGAGAGCCGGGTTTGGGGATGGTCTTCCCCCCCACCCCGCACATCGGCGTGTCGAGTCTCGGAGCAGGATGGCTCGGTCTTCGCGAGGAAGCGCATCATCTACTCAGCGATATGGGCGTCGATGTCCCTCTCGACTGGGCATCACCGCACGCGCCGCTCGGTGGGATGTGGGTCGGGCGACCCGAGGCGCTGCAGCGCCTCGCGGGTCGTCCGTGGGCACCGGGACAGAGCGGTAGCGATTTGCATCGCAGAATACTGACGTACGTCGCTGCGGAGGAGGGTTATCACACGCGCACCGTGGCCACGCCCGAACACGCAGGGCTCAGCCACGGGTCGTTGGAGTACACCGCTGACTTCATGGCCATGACCTCCTATGGGTATCCGGCGGGATACACCTCGATGCTCCACCGTGCTGGCGATGTCGGAACCGGCCGCGGGCGCGATTTCGCGCGCATGTATCTCCGGTATCGAGCGCCCCGGCTTCTGACCGTGTCTCGTCTCGTGGCACGGATGTTGCGCCCGGCGCGGCCAGTCCTGCGGGCGATCCGACAAACGCTGAGGAGGAACCAGTGA